From a region of the Flavobacterium sediminilitoris genome:
- a CDS encoding AAA family ATPase: protein MNTLHTLNALLKHIKETFIGKNEIVDLLGISLLARENAFLLGPPGTAKSAIVRALSNGIEDGKNFEYLLTRFTEPNEIFGPFDIRKLKDGELVTNTEAMMPEASMVFLDEIFNANSAILNSLLMALNEKIFRRGKETKKLPALMFVGASNLLPEDEALNALLDRFLLRVKCDYVDPDLLNEVLLAGWKLENKTDETTPTIKADEVRELQAATRKVDLSPIRKEYVDLIHSLRNAGINVSDRRAVKIQNLIAASAFICGRDTAILSDLWVLKYIWDTEEQVEVLEGIVNHVIEKDTSEKAHPQAVYNKVPDAEEVMKEVKYLSEKWNDGTLSFEEQNIIKDKLRYVQTRCDWIKNPEQKKYIQEEIEQLWQKMLKTFA, encoded by the coding sequence ATGAACACACTACATACTTTAAACGCCCTTTTAAAACATATAAAAGAAACCTTCATCGGTAAAAACGAAATTGTCGATTTGCTTGGTATAAGTTTATTGGCTAGAGAAAATGCTTTTTTGTTAGGTCCTCCTGGAACAGCAAAGAGTGCTATTGTTAGAGCTTTATCTAATGGTATCGAAGACGGTAAAAACTTCGAATACCTATTAACCCGTTTTACAGAACCAAATGAAATTTTTGGTCCTTTTGATATTCGAAAGTTAAAAGACGGTGAATTGGTTACCAATACCGAAGCCATGATGCCAGAAGCGTCTATGGTTTTTTTAGATGAAATTTTCAATGCCAATTCGGCTATTTTGAATAGTTTATTGATGGCTTTGAACGAAAAAATATTCCGTAGAGGTAAAGAAACAAAGAAATTGCCAGCCTTAATGTTTGTGGGAGCGAGTAATCTATTACCAGAAGACGAAGCATTAAACGCTTTGCTAGACCGTTTTTTACTTCGCGTAAAATGTGATTATGTAGATCCTGATTTATTGAACGAAGTACTTTTAGCGGGTTGGAAATTAGAAAATAAAACAGATGAAACAACTCCAACTATAAAAGCAGATGAAGTGAGAGAATTGCAAGCAGCAACACGAAAAGTAGATTTGTCACCTATTCGTAAAGAATATGTCGATTTAATTCATTCGTTGCGTAATGCAGGAATCAATGTTTCCGACCGTAGAGCGGTTAAAATTCAAAATTTAATTGCGGCAAGTGCTTTTATTTGTGGTAGGGACACTGCTATTTTATCGGATTTGTGGGTGTTGAAATACATTTGGGACACCGAAGAACAAGTTGAGGTTTTGGAAGGTATTGTGAATCATGTGATTGAAAAAGATACTAGTGAAAAAGCCCATCCACAAGCAGTTTATAATAAAGTTCCTGATGCAGAAGAGGTAATGAAAGAAGTGAAGTATTTGTCAGAGAAATGGAACGACGGTACCTTGTCTTTTGAAGAGCAGAATATCATAAAAGATAAATTGCGCTATGTGCAAACCCGTTGTGATTGGATTAAAAACCCAGAACAAAAGAAATACATTCAAGAGGAAATTGAACAATTGTGGCAGAAAATGCTTAAAACATTTGCGTAA
- a CDS encoding endonuclease V codes for MILTIDVHYKTDYAKTVLLFFENWQSETPSNVVTHITKDVMEYEPGSFYKRELPCIMNALEEVSLEELEAIIIDGHIYVDNDGKYGLGGHLYEALDKKFPIIGMAKTSFQSNTETVVEILRGESKNPLFVSAIGLEKEVVAHHIKNMFGEYRLPYLLKLMDQITKEE; via the coding sequence ATGATTTTAACGATAGACGTTCATTATAAAACTGATTATGCCAAAACCGTTTTGCTATTTTTTGAAAATTGGCAAAGTGAAACCCCTAGTAATGTAGTGACACATATTACAAAAGACGTGATGGAGTATGAACCGGGTTCTTTTTACAAAAGAGAATTGCCTTGTATTATGAATGCCTTAGAAGAAGTTTCCTTAGAAGAATTGGAAGCAATTATTATTGACGGGCATATTTATGTAGATAATGATGGAAAATATGGTTTAGGAGGTCATTTGTATGAAGCCTTGGATAAAAAATTTCCCATTATTGGAATGGCAAAAACATCCTTTCAAAGCAACACTGAAACTGTAGTTGAAATTTTACGAGGAGAAAGTAAAAATCCGTTGTTTGTATCTGCTATTGGTTTAGAGAAAGAAGTCGTAGCTCATCATATTAAAAATATGTTTGGAGAGTATAGACTGCCATATTTATTGAAATTAATGGATCAGATAACGAAGGAGGAGTAA
- a CDS encoding 3'-5' exonuclease, with protein sequence MKTTEKIIIIDLEATCWNGPVPKGQVNEIIEIGICELDTLSGAITKNKGILIKPEHSTVSPFCTELTTITQELLDNEGMSFEDAIEMLEQEYQPDQYTWASYGQYDLNMLKKQCSYRKISYPMGSHHINVKELFSEVKGLNKKVGMNGALDILNIPLEGTHHRGVDDAKNIAKILHWCLENE encoded by the coding sequence ATGAAAACAACAGAAAAAATAATCATCATAGATTTAGAAGCAACTTGCTGGAACGGTCCAGTACCTAAAGGGCAAGTTAATGAAATAATAGAAATAGGTATTTGTGAATTAGATACTCTTTCTGGAGCGATTACTAAAAATAAAGGAATCCTTATTAAACCAGAACATTCAACGGTAAGTCCGTTTTGTACAGAACTGACCACAATTACGCAAGAATTATTGGATAATGAAGGAATGTCTTTTGAAGATGCCATTGAAATGCTGGAACAGGAATACCAACCCGATCAATACACTTGGGCAAGTTATGGTCAGTACGATTTGAACATGCTTAAAAAACAATGTTCCTACAGGAAAATTAGTTACCCTATGGGAAGTCATCACATTAACGTAAAAGAATTGTTTAGTGAAGTGAAAGGACTGAATAAAAAAGTAGGTATGAACGGAGCGTTGGACATTTTAAATATTCCATTAGAAGGCACACACCACAGAGGTGTAGATGATGCCAAGAATATTGCTAAGATACTGCATTGGTGTCTTGAGAATGAGTGA
- a CDS encoding TerD family protein produces the protein MKTNELLKISLRQNALYIPSEFITGTTTTITGPTSVLVANVSKLGFAFSEEALQAINAVHPIYKLEIQDTIKEVVGVNKNWTPLVKNWEIPTGESLYDHITTFFANVFKTNKGTTLACGHIIPANTFPLERYNGCPYCGTPFEFDTTKQEGQGSKMKVLELWTEKELNEFYHSLLSSKTALDATQVDSLKGLLSYLPLPSEVKIGIKETMMLVIDTLIDLDKEEKASSLFTSPTDILRYLWYKKTNLLQIIEPKTIINRIASNNQHFFVAADNSAKAKLITAIDLKLKYSRKECLMVATWLNNLPLEAEKACEMMHPKRAMWVRFIRALRLSEYSKRKGFEALKTLLDVFYNQTYEVWQGKVNYFRLKSDAATTFALLQERPGLFARSLFSNMLWFGPDETIAAFEKIIDKVPARLVFTLNMYAQNYFDSNIQRSVKPLGGVNKKIGPNRLLSLYNEDQLKAMQNQIEELCLLAMEKRFAAQENENKTIYIDPQLFNMPVSIGDRSESIQDLPVALMGTRFPIAGNTVRLFMQWGQGLPAQHLDMDLSCHIAYADKTEICSYSQLQATGCTHSGDIRSIPNQIGTAEYINIDVNALAYAGAKYVTFTCNAYSNGSITPNLVVGWMNSKYPMTISERSGVAYDPSCVDHQVRVTQNVAKGLVFGVLDVAKREIVWLEMTFGGQVVQGLDYKGVQALLAKLSSKLNIGSLLTIKAKAQKLQIVDSLDADEVYDQKWAINAAAVTQLLVD, from the coding sequence ATGAAAACAAACGAATTATTAAAAATCAGCTTGCGTCAAAACGCACTATACATTCCTAGTGAATTCATCACTGGAACAACAACAACGATTACAGGACCAACATCGGTTTTAGTAGCTAATGTATCCAAATTAGGATTTGCTTTTTCAGAAGAAGCTTTACAAGCTATTAATGCAGTGCATCCAATATATAAATTAGAAATTCAAGATACTATAAAAGAAGTAGTAGGAGTTAACAAAAACTGGACACCATTAGTAAAAAACTGGGAAATTCCAACAGGAGAGTCTTTGTATGATCATATTACTACTTTTTTTGCGAATGTTTTTAAAACCAATAAAGGAACCACTTTAGCATGTGGACATATTATTCCTGCGAATACGTTTCCATTAGAGCGTTATAATGGTTGTCCTTATTGTGGTACTCCATTTGAGTTTGATACTACTAAACAAGAAGGACAAGGTAGTAAAATGAAAGTATTGGAGCTTTGGACTGAGAAAGAGTTAAACGAATTTTATCATTCGTTATTAAGTTCTAAAACCGCTTTAGATGCTACACAAGTAGATAGTTTGAAGGGATTGTTGTCTTATTTGCCTTTGCCAAGCGAAGTGAAAATTGGAATTAAAGAAACGATGATGTTAGTGATTGATACGTTAATCGACTTGGATAAAGAAGAAAAGGCAAGTTCTCTTTTTACTTCTCCAACGGATATTTTACGTTATTTATGGTACAAGAAAACCAATTTATTACAGATCATTGAACCAAAAACAATCATCAATAGAATTGCTAGTAATAACCAACATTTCTTTGTTGCTGCTGATAATAGTGCGAAAGCGAAATTGATTACAGCAATAGATTTGAAATTAAAATATTCAAGAAAGGAATGTTTAATGGTAGCTACATGGTTGAATAATTTACCATTAGAAGCAGAAAAAGCATGTGAAATGATGCATCCAAAAAGAGCAATGTGGGTGCGTTTTATTAGAGCTTTGCGTTTGTCAGAATATAGTAAGAGAAAAGGATTTGAAGCTTTGAAAACATTGTTAGATGTATTTTATAATCAAACGTATGAAGTGTGGCAAGGAAAAGTAAATTATTTCCGTTTAAAATCGGATGCGGCTACCACTTTTGCTCTATTACAAGAAAGACCAGGTTTGTTTGCTCGTTCTTTGTTCTCTAATATGTTATGGTTTGGACCTGATGAAACGATAGCGGCTTTTGAGAAGATAATTGATAAAGTACCTGCTCGTTTGGTGTTTACGTTGAACATGTATGCACAAAACTACTTTGATAGCAACATACAAAGAAGTGTGAAACCTTTAGGTGGAGTAAACAAGAAAATTGGACCAAATAGATTGTTATCGTTGTACAATGAAGACCAATTAAAAGCGATGCAAAATCAAATTGAAGAGTTGTGCTTGTTGGCAATGGAGAAACGATTTGCAGCTCAAGAGAATGAGAACAAAACGATTTATATTGATCCACAATTATTCAATATGCCAGTGTCTATAGGAGATAGAAGTGAGAGCATACAAGATTTACCAGTAGCCTTAATGGGAACACGTTTTCCAATAGCAGGCAATACTGTACGATTGTTTATGCAATGGGGACAAGGTTTACCAGCACAACATTTGGATATGGATTTGAGTTGTCATATTGCGTATGCAGATAAAACAGAGATTTGTTCGTATAGCCAATTGCAAGCAACAGGTTGTACGCATAGTGGAGATATAAGAAGTATTCCAAATCAAATAGGTACTGCCGAATATATCAATATTGATGTAAATGCACTAGCTTATGCTGGAGCCAAATATGTAACTTTTACTTGTAATGCTTATAGTAATGGAAGTATTACACCTAACTTAGTTGTAGGTTGGATGAATAGTAAATATCCAATGACTATTTCAGAGCGATCTGGTGTAGCATACGACCCTTCTTGTGTAGATCACCAAGTAAGAGTAACTCAAAATGTGGCTAAAGGTTTAGTTTTTGGTGTACTTGATGTAGCCAAAAGAGAAATCGTTTGGTTAGAAATGACTTTTGGTGGTCAAGTAGTTCAAGGTTTGGATTACAAAGGAGTACAAGCTCTATTAGCTAAATTATCGAGCAAATTGAATATTGGTAGTTTGTTAACTATAAAAGCAAAGGCTCAAAAATTACAAATTGTAGATTCACTTGATGCGGATGAAGTTTACGACCAAAAATGGGCCATTAATGCAGCTGCCGTAACGCAGTTGTTAGTAGATTAA
- a CDS encoding T9SS type A sorting domain-containing protein: MKNKILIVFVLITSTLFSQIDRVVGNGIVQSPIFDTGANYDDVASCNVFHTYTRESSSVLTNSQKLNSKWVLKRVNGSQELIINPNLPLSQNAQYDASTNSVISTNLMNGMKVIIIQADFDTLTMKFETLPSSGFLIIENSMNINFLRPGSPAYVNLVEHSCNNNTNENCLISSIENCGTMSCVKVTKVDSLCHSCYCVVIEFENGTMHSFHLNFNTGGNVMMNCFGNKIKRVVKIEKVLDCGGCDVQQSKSSFNNSKEIENELMNIENKVNVYPNPASEFLSFEGENLKTLSIQLFDNNHKILIEKNSLEENLNIDFLKSGIYFYEIKNSDGYKQRGKIIKK; the protein is encoded by the coding sequence ATGAAAAATAAAATTTTAATAGTATTCGTCTTAATTACATCTACACTCTTTTCTCAAATAGATAGAGTTGTAGGAAATGGAATAGTACAGTCTCCAATTTTTGATACTGGAGCAAATTATGATGATGTAGCTTCTTGTAATGTTTTTCATACTTATACAAGAGAGTCAAGTTCAGTACTAACAAATTCTCAAAAATTAAATTCTAAATGGGTATTAAAAAGAGTAAATGGAAGTCAAGAATTGATCATTAATCCTAATTTACCATTATCTCAAAATGCTCAATATGATGCTTCAACTAATTCAGTTATAAGTACTAACTTAATGAATGGAATGAAAGTAATAATCATTCAAGCGGATTTTGATACTTTAACAATGAAGTTTGAAACATTGCCTTCAAGTGGATTTTTAATTATTGAAAATTCCATGAATATAAATTTTTTAAGACCTGGAAGTCCAGCTTATGTCAATTTAGTTGAGCATTCTTGTAATAATAATACAAATGAAAATTGTTTAATATCTTCTATTGAGAATTGTGGAACTATGTCTTGTGTGAAAGTTACAAAAGTAGATAGTTTATGTCATTCTTGTTATTGTGTTGTTATTGAATTTGAAAATGGAACAATGCATTCTTTTCACTTAAATTTTAATACTGGAGGAAATGTAATGATGAACTGTTTTGGTAATAAAATCAAGAGAGTTGTAAAGATTGAAAAAGTATTAGACTGTGGAGGATGTGATGTTCAGCAAAGTAAAAGTTCATTTAATAATTCTAAAGAAATAGAAAATGAACTGATGAATATTGAAAATAAAGTAAATGTTTATCCTAATCCAGCAAGTGAGTTTTTATCATTTGAAGGAGAGAATCTAAAAACTTTATCTATTCAATTATTTGATAATAATCATAAGATTTTAATTGAAAAGAATAGTTTAGAAGAAAATTTAAATATTGATTTTTTGAAGTCTGGAATCTATTTTTATGAAATTAAAAACAGTGATGGATATAAACAGAGAGGTAAAATTATAAAAAAGTAA
- a CDS encoding ATP-grasp domain-containing protein, whose translation MQIYNRIALVGIEQEEYEVIRANYSGLIIWHQALPKIVVKGQVLYMEKANGVGMLPVDKVVYYGIYDNDFDFIAGLAIWNGDCYPNAVAMLDCRFKIPCLVKALTHTQFSAPRGFISAGASMNATEDTVAKWGNWHCGENKHRFTGEWESEFTATTEAYFEGEAVRIMVLGDKHWQIKLEGETWLKSIHPNSAGFMPVDAELLADTLHIQKAMQMDMIGNDYIVGNDGKKYLLEVNHIPNITRFEAVREAYLATVIAFING comes from the coding sequence ATGCAAATCTATAACAGAATAGCCTTAGTTGGCATAGAACAAGAAGAATATGAGGTCATTAGAGCTAATTATTCTGGACTGATCATTTGGCATCAAGCCCTTCCAAAAATTGTGGTAAAAGGCCAAGTATTATACATGGAAAAAGCCAATGGAGTAGGCATGTTACCTGTAGATAAAGTAGTCTATTACGGTATCTATGATAATGATTTCGATTTTATTGCTGGTTTGGCTATCTGGAATGGGGATTGTTATCCTAATGCAGTTGCCATGCTCGATTGCCGCTTTAAGATTCCTTGTTTGGTGAAGGCTTTAACGCATACGCAATTTAGTGCACCAAGAGGATTTATTAGTGCAGGAGCGTCAATGAACGCAACAGAAGATACGGTTGCTAAATGGGGCAATTGGCATTGTGGCGAAAACAAACATCGTTTTACGGGCGAATGGGAAAGTGAATTTACCGCTACAACCGAAGCTTATTTTGAAGGAGAAGCGGTTCGTATTATGGTACTTGGTGATAAGCATTGGCAAATTAAACTGGAAGGGGAAACGTGGTTAAAATCTATTCATCCCAATAGTGCGGGTTTTATGCCAGTAGATGCTGAATTATTAGCCGATACTTTACACATTCAAAAAGCCATGCAAATGGATATGATAGGAAATGATTACATAGTAGGTAATGATGGTAAGAAGTATTTATTGGAAGTGAATCATATTCCAAACATCACCCGATTTGAAGCGGTTAGAGAAGCCTATTTGGCAACTGTTATAGCATTTATTAATGGTTAA
- a CDS encoding ATP-grasp domain-containing protein, with protein MYFLVQANIYLDPDHYKVFDALDELGIEYEVVNIKPTDTEIAMKANRKDVFVYGSVTMARLAKQYKDWFPGSFYGGNHLYEVYAHYYGSHLLNDEIKIGKLTDDLVWQKGEKKFIKPYKEAKIFTGKVFEKEEWEDFIIEALAHPKLSITKDSEIQISKPKTTIKEARVWIVGGQIIDAGYYKFNGDFAFEASVAAEGMAFAKEMISLFNLEEAFVMDICLTSDGWKIVEINCINSSGFYTNTDVKSIIKALYLYFLNR; from the coding sequence ATGTATTTTTTAGTCCAAGCCAATATCTATTTAGATCCGGATCATTATAAAGTTTTTGATGCTTTGGACGAATTAGGAATAGAATATGAAGTTGTAAATATAAAACCAACCGATACCGAAATTGCTATGAAAGCTAATCGAAAGGATGTTTTTGTATATGGTTCGGTAACTATGGCACGATTAGCAAAACAATATAAAGACTGGTTTCCAGGTTCGTTTTATGGTGGCAATCATTTGTATGAAGTGTATGCTCATTATTATGGTTCACATTTGTTGAATGATGAAATAAAGATTGGAAAGCTAACAGATGATTTGGTTTGGCAAAAAGGAGAGAAGAAATTTATAAAACCTTATAAAGAAGCTAAAATTTTCACAGGAAAAGTATTTGAAAAAGAAGAATGGGAAGATTTTATTATTGAGGCTTTAGCCCATCCAAAGCTTTCCATTACTAAAGATTCAGAAATACAAATTTCCAAACCTAAAACAACTATAAAGGAAGCAAGAGTTTGGATTGTAGGCGGACAAATTATAGATGCTGGTTATTATAAGTTTAATGGAGATTTTGCTTTTGAAGCTAGTGTTGCTGCTGAAGGAATGGCTTTTGCCAAAGAAATGATTTCCCTTTTTAACTTAGAAGAAGCTTTCGTTATGGACATTTGTTTGACTTCTGATGGCTGGAAAATTGTAGAAATAAATTGCATCAACAGTTCTGGTTTTTATACCAATACCGATGTGAAAAGTATTATTAAGGCTTTGTATCTCTATTTTTTGAATAGGTAA
- a CDS encoding ATP-grasp domain-containing protein, producing the protein MQTILVLNGEKYWQDYLPEFTVVQKKIQDSDFILKDKKLFVVDSEGVCAPDLIIWRLGAISPNWKHRTALEIIKSSNVVCVNSAETLLQGYDRLSMLHVLSNLGMPVIPFQVVTHSRLLKNIAMPFPFVVKVGNYHGGYGKVLVQNAEKWQDIQDLLFVTNDYSTIEPYIDYQFDIRYLIVKDKVWAMQRKGQFWKSNVLTNEFQLIEVSSIWETRIRKVSNHLKADILALDVLIDKEGNEFIVEYNDIPGLSGFPETVKVELIKVIKRRIEA; encoded by the coding sequence ATGCAAACAATTTTAGTACTGAATGGAGAAAAATATTGGCAAGATTATCTTCCAGAGTTTACTGTAGTTCAGAAGAAAATTCAAGATTCTGATTTTATACTGAAAGATAAAAAACTCTTTGTTGTAGATAGTGAAGGAGTATGTGCACCCGATTTAATCATTTGGAGATTGGGTGCCATTTCACCCAATTGGAAGCATAGAACGGCTTTAGAAATCATTAAGAGTTCCAATGTTGTTTGTGTGAATAGTGCTGAAACGTTACTTCAAGGTTATGATCGTTTGTCTATGTTGCATGTTTTATCGAATCTAGGAATGCCTGTAATTCCTTTTCAAGTAGTTACGCATTCTAGATTATTAAAAAACATAGCAATGCCATTTCCTTTTGTAGTTAAAGTGGGTAACTATCATGGTGGTTATGGAAAAGTATTGGTTCAAAACGCTGAAAAATGGCAAGATATTCAAGATTTGTTATTTGTAACCAATGATTATAGTACTATCGAGCCTTATATTGATTATCAGTTTGATATACGCTATTTGATAGTAAAAGATAAAGTTTGGGCGATGCAACGCAAAGGACAATTTTGGAAATCGAATGTATTAACAAACGAATTTCAATTAATAGAAGTAAGCTCTATCTGGGAAACAAGAATTAGAAAAGTAAGCAATCATTTAAAAGCAGATATTCTCGCTTTAGATGTGCTAATAGATAAAGAAGGAAACGAATTTATAGTAGAATATAATGATATTCCAGGATTATCAGGTTTTCCAGAAACGGTGAAAGTAGAATTAATAAAAGTAATAAAACGGAGAATAGAAGCATAG
- a CDS encoding RNA ligase family protein: MEFRKYNSIENTYQKQVLEQIIIHGFEKEIYVVQEKVHGANFSFYTDGETIKIAKRTDFVSEEETFYNAHEVAKRYKEKVLEAFKTVQSEFQETKFIVIFGELFGGNYNHKEVAVAKNAIKVQKGVDYCPENDFYAFDIKVNGTHYLTVDSANSVFEKTGFFYAKTLFEGTLEEAFRYPNEFNSLIPNWLGLPQLENNICEGVIIKPIIPKYFGNGSRVILKNKNEKWAEVGKNNKPKKEHKENYFSGEAQTIWETIQDYITINRLYNVLSKEGEFQPKMMGKLVGLFSQDVIADFKKDNPTALDVLEKEEQKSINKRVNNQVISLIKEEFMTIKV, from the coding sequence ATGGAATTTAGAAAATACAATTCAATAGAAAATACGTACCAAAAACAAGTTTTGGAACAAATTATAATTCATGGTTTTGAGAAAGAAATCTATGTGGTACAAGAAAAGGTACACGGTGCTAACTTCTCTTTTTATACGGATGGAGAAACGATTAAGATTGCAAAGCGTACTGATTTCGTTAGTGAAGAGGAGACTTTTTACAATGCTCATGAAGTAGCAAAACGATACAAAGAGAAAGTATTGGAAGCTTTTAAAACGGTACAATCGGAATTTCAAGAGACTAAGTTCATTGTGATTTTTGGGGAATTGTTTGGTGGAAATTACAACCATAAAGAAGTAGCTGTAGCAAAAAACGCTATCAAAGTACAAAAAGGAGTGGATTATTGCCCAGAAAATGATTTCTATGCTTTTGATATTAAAGTAAACGGCACGCATTACTTAACCGTTGATTCGGCAAATAGTGTGTTTGAAAAAACAGGTTTCTTTTATGCAAAAACCTTGTTTGAGGGTACTTTAGAAGAAGCCTTTCGTTATCCAAATGAATTTAACTCCTTGATTCCAAATTGGTTGGGTTTACCCCAATTAGAAAACAATATTTGCGAAGGAGTTATTATTAAGCCAATTATTCCAAAGTATTTCGGAAACGGTTCTAGAGTGATTTTGAAGAATAAAAATGAAAAATGGGCTGAAGTAGGTAAAAACAACAAACCTAAAAAAGAGCATAAAGAGAATTATTTTTCAGGAGAAGCACAAACCATTTGGGAAACTATTCAAGACTATATTACTATTAACAGATTGTATAATGTGTTGAGTAAAGAAGGAGAATTTCAGCCTAAAATGATGGGTAAATTGGTAGGATTGTTTTCACAAGATGTGATTGCTGATTTTAAAAAAGACAACCCAACAGCTTTAGATGTTTTAGAAAAAGAAGAACAAAAAAGCATCAATAAAAGAGTCAATAACCAAGTGATAAGCTTAATTAAAGAAGAGTTTATGACGATTAAAGTGTAA
- a CDS encoding RNA ligase 1 family protein codes for MKKISTLFEKDPKDLGRVTSIINKENAWVFEGEAIATRKFDGTSVAIIDGELFKRFDAKKGRKIPDGAIPCQEADSKSGHHPHWIKCDRTKSEDRFFFEGFDSLTILLDGTYELCGPKVQGNPERFETHQLVKHGSEIIDLESVAFEDLKAFLMSDETDIEGIVFHHKVDDRMCKLRKSDFGVKRLELVLSE; via the coding sequence ATGAAAAAGATAAGTACATTATTTGAAAAAGATCCTAAAGATTTAGGTAGGGTAACGAGCATAATTAACAAAGAAAATGCTTGGGTTTTTGAAGGGGAAGCGATAGCGACAAGAAAATTTGATGGTACTTCGGTGGCTATTATTGATGGTGAATTGTTTAAACGATTTGATGCTAAAAAGGGTAGAAAAATTCCTGATGGAGCCATTCCTTGTCAAGAAGCAGATAGTAAATCGGGTCATCATCCACACTGGATAAAATGTGATCGAACCAAATCAGAAGATCGTTTCTTCTTTGAAGGGTTTGATAGTTTAACAATATTATTAGATGGTACATATGAACTCTGTGGTCCTAAAGTGCAAGGTAACCCGGAACGATTTGAAACACACCAATTGGTAAAACACGGTTCTGAAATAATTGATTTAGAAAGTGTTGCTTTTGAGGATTTAAAAGCTTTCTTAATGAGTGATGAAACAGATATAGAAGGTATTGTTTTTCACCACAAAGTAGATGACAGAATGTGTAAGTTAAGAAAATCTGATTTTGGTGTTAAGCGATTGGAATTAGTACTTAGTGAATAG
- a CDS encoding 2OG-Fe(II) oxygenase, which translates to MNMLLDNYDQCQLDNWYWFQEAFTEDELLQIEQIQEPIPFNIAKISHDTDDLEIKRKSEIKWLKKEVPDFKWLYERFITMATEANKSLWKFDLTEIVDDLQYTAYHHNGGHFDWHMDLGSEKYARRKVSITMQLSDPEDYEGGDFEFMIGNEVVKLPRKKGCVILFPSYFLHRVTPVTKGTRKSLVLWIYGPPFR; encoded by the coding sequence ATGAATATGCTATTAGATAATTATGACCAATGCCAATTAGATAATTGGTATTGGTTTCAAGAAGCATTTACAGAAGATGAATTACTCCAAATTGAACAAATTCAGGAGCCTATTCCTTTTAATATTGCAAAAATATCACATGATACGGATGATTTAGAAATAAAACGAAAAAGTGAAATTAAATGGCTTAAAAAAGAAGTTCCAGATTTTAAATGGTTGTATGAAAGGTTTATTACTATGGCTACAGAAGCGAATAAATCTCTTTGGAAATTTGATCTTACAGAAATAGTTGATGATTTACAATATACAGCTTATCATCATAATGGTGGACATTTTGATTGGCATATGGACTTAGGAAGTGAAAAATATGCTAGAAGAAAAGTAAGTATTACCATGCAATTATCAGATCCAGAAGACTATGAAGGTGGTGATTTTGAGTTTATGATAGGAAATGAAGTGGTAAAACTACCAAGGAAAAAAGGGTGCGTAATACTATTTCCTTCTTATTTCTTACATAGAGTTACTCCTGTAACAAAAGGAACAAGAAAATCATTGGTATTATGGATTTATGGTCCACCTTTTCGATAG